The proteins below come from a single Sphingomicrobium sediminis genomic window:
- the hemB gene encoding porphobilinogen synthase has translation MSFPATRMRRRRQAPWMREMVREHRLHPSDFIWPLFICEGEGEEQPIASLRGVSRWSIDGIVERAKEAADAGIPAVALFPNTADKDRSEDAREALNPDNLVCRAVRGIKDAGIEIGVMTDVALDPYTSHGHDGLLAEDGSVDNDATVDILAAQALVQAAAGADIVAPSDMMDGRIAAIRDTLEDGGHSNTAIMAYSAKYASALYGPFRDAVGSGDRLKGDKRGYQMDPANGMEALQEVELDISEGADFVMVKPGMLYLDIVARVADTFETPVFAYMTSGEFAMIEECAAAGAGDRDTMLMEALTAFKRAGATGILSYHALEVARKLRA, from the coding sequence TTGAGCTTTCCCGCCACCCGGATGCGCCGCCGCCGGCAGGCCCCGTGGATGCGCGAGATGGTGCGCGAGCATCGGCTCCACCCCAGCGACTTCATCTGGCCGCTCTTCATCTGTGAAGGTGAGGGCGAGGAACAGCCGATCGCGTCGCTGCGCGGCGTGTCGCGCTGGTCGATCGACGGCATCGTCGAGCGCGCCAAGGAAGCGGCCGATGCGGGTATTCCGGCTGTCGCGCTCTTCCCCAATACGGCGGACAAGGATCGCAGCGAGGATGCGCGCGAGGCGCTCAATCCAGACAATCTCGTCTGCCGCGCCGTACGCGGCATCAAGGATGCGGGTATCGAGATCGGCGTGATGACCGATGTGGCGTTGGATCCCTATACCAGCCACGGCCACGACGGCCTGCTCGCCGAGGACGGTAGCGTCGACAATGACGCAACGGTCGACATCCTCGCCGCGCAAGCGCTGGTGCAGGCGGCAGCGGGTGCAGACATTGTCGCGCCCTCCGACATGATGGACGGCCGCATCGCCGCGATCCGCGACACGCTGGAAGATGGCGGCCATTCGAATACCGCGATCATGGCCTATTCGGCCAAATATGCCTCTGCGCTCTATGGCCCGTTCCGCGATGCAGTCGGCTCCGGCGATCGCCTCAAGGGTGACAAGCGCGGTTATCAGATGGACCCCGCCAACGGGATGGAAGCGCTGCAGGAAGTCGAGCTCGACATATCCGAGGGCGCGGATTTCGTGATGGTGAAGCCGGGGATGCTCTATCTCGATATCGTCGCGCGGGTTGCCGACACGTTCGAAACGCCCGTCTTTGCCTATATGACCAGCGGGGAATTCGCGATGATCGAAGAATGCGCGGCTGCCGGGGCAGGGGACCGCGACACAATGCTGATGGAAGCGCTGACGGCCTTCAAACGCGCCGGCGCGACGGGCATTTTGAGCTATCATGCGCTGGAGGTCGCGCGTAAGCTTCGCGCATGA
- a CDS encoding N-succinylarginine dihydrolase, whose translation MSGGAIREINFDGLIGPSHNYAGLSLGNLASTRNAGDVSQPRAAALQGIEKMRANLRLGLVQGVFMPLPRPNHGWLARLGADISETSHALAANAMSASAMWAANAATVSPAPDTADGRCHLTVANLKTMPHRSHEWPDTLKQLRVAFGNEAAFAVHDPVPPAFGDEGAANFMRLSTGHGDPGLELFVYGISGGPFPARQHIEASQAIARLHRLDADRTLFIQQSEEAIAAGAFHNDVVAVANERVLFAHELAFADQAATVERIGEKFDDLQYVEVGADEVPLADAISSYLFNAQLVTLPDGKQTLIVPGECRETPTVWAWLERHLAGNGPIQRVEVVDVRQSMANGGGPACLRLRVACDPADVDPRFLANEDKLDAMAACVERTWPETIDARELTSATLLKVVADARDAMLDVMDLAELREPAKVSD comes from the coding sequence GTGAGCGGGGGCGCGATCCGCGAGATCAATTTCGACGGCCTGATCGGGCCGAGCCACAATTATGCGGGCCTCAGTCTCGGCAACCTGGCCTCGACCCGCAATGCCGGCGACGTCTCGCAGCCGCGCGCCGCAGCGTTGCAGGGCATCGAGAAGATGCGCGCCAACCTGCGGCTGGGACTGGTGCAAGGCGTCTTCATGCCGCTCCCCCGCCCCAATCATGGATGGCTTGCACGCCTCGGTGCCGACATTAGCGAGACCAGCCATGCGCTCGCCGCCAATGCGATGAGCGCCAGCGCGATGTGGGCCGCCAATGCAGCGACGGTCAGCCCTGCGCCCGACACGGCGGACGGGCGCTGCCACCTCACCGTCGCCAATCTCAAGACCATGCCGCATCGCAGCCATGAATGGCCCGACACGCTCAAGCAATTGCGCGTCGCTTTCGGCAACGAGGCCGCCTTTGCCGTCCACGATCCCGTCCCGCCCGCCTTCGGCGACGAAGGCGCCGCCAACTTCATGCGCCTCTCGACCGGTCATGGCGACCCCGGCCTCGAGCTCTTCGTCTACGGCATCTCGGGCGGCCCCTTCCCGGCCCGCCAGCATATCGAGGCCAGCCAGGCCATCGCCCGCCTCCACCGGCTCGATGCCGACCGCACCCTTTTCATCCAGCAGTCCGAAGAAGCGATCGCTGCCGGCGCCTTCCACAATGACGTCGTCGCCGTCGCCAACGAGCGCGTCCTCTTCGCCCACGAACTCGCTTTTGCTGACCAAGCTGCGACGGTCGAACGGATCGGCGAGAAGTTCGACGATCTCCAATATGTCGAAGTCGGCGCCGACGAAGTCCCGCTGGCCGATGCCATCTCCAGCTATCTCTTCAACGCGCAGCTAGTCACGCTCCCCGACGGCAAACAGACCCTCATCGTTCCCGGCGAGTGCCGCGAGACGCCGACCGTCTGGGCCTGGCTCGAACGTCACCTTGCCGGCAACGGCCCGATCCAGCGCGTCGAAGTGGTCGATGTGCGCCAGTCCATGGCCAATGGCGGCGGCCCGGCCTGCCTGCGTCTGCGTGTCGCCTGCGATCCCGCCGACGTCGATCCGCGCTTCCTCGCCAACGAGGACAAGCTCGACGCCATGGCCGCCTGCGTCGAACGCACCTGGCCCGAGACCATCGATGCGCGCGAGCTGACCAGCGCCACCTTGCTCAAGGTGGTCGCCGATGCACGTGATGCGATGCTCGATGTCATGGATCTCGCCGAATTGCGCGAGCCCGCAAAAGTGTCGGATTAA
- a CDS encoding valine--tRNA ligase gives MTELAKTFEPGPIEAKWYQHWEKGGLFRPERPDAQAYTIVNPPPNVTGSLHIGHALDNTLQDIMIRYERLRGKDALWVVGVDHAGIATQMVVERQMEAKQDKRTNYSREDFIKKVWEWKEESGGTITGQLRRLGCSMDWSREQFTMDPHFSKAVLKVFVDLYNDGLIYRDKRLVNWDVKLKTAISDLEVETIEMKGGFWHFKYPLADGVKTSEGKDYLEVATTRPETMLADMAVAVHPEDERFASVVGKMIDHPITGRKIPVVADEHADPELGSGCVKITPGHDFNDFDVGKRAGMEPAKMLNMLDGNGDVCQTEDGLVPDEFIGLHRFKKNGVDGARELVVTRMKELGLLIPHVDKDGEEHDAEPRTIQTPFGDRGGVVIEPWLTDQWYVDAEKLAVQPIEAVKNGDVEIVPKSWEKTFFNWMENIQPWCVSRQLWWGHQIPAWYDADGKAYVAMSEEEAQAQAGEGVALKRDEDVLDTWFSSGLWPFATLGWPNQTDLLAKHYPNDLLVSGFDILFFWDARMMMMGRQLTGENPWPKLYLHGLVRAADGQKMSKSKGNVVDPLGLIDQYGADALRFFMAAMESQGRDIKMDDKRVEGYRNFGTKIWNAARFLQANGIGGSDTISAPSATKPVNRWIIGEVVETLARLEKAFEELRFDGMADAIYRFAWGTFCDWYLELIKGDIDDETKAVAAWAFDQILVMLHPFMPFITEELWSAMGERDYDLIVAKWPEPKADVDAEAKAGIDWTIALISEVRALRAELNIPWSSRLTLHPLDGGATDGAEALDRMGKAEWGAEMKTAPSGSAQIVVAGKSYAVPLADAIDLDAERARLAKAAEAAEKEVKSLEGRLNNPNFVERAKPEAVEKAKADHQARSEEATRLRAALERLG, from the coding sequence CCCCGACGCGCAGGCCTATACGATCGTCAACCCGCCGCCCAACGTGACGGGCAGCCTGCATATCGGGCACGCGCTCGACAATACGCTGCAAGACATCATGATCCGCTACGAGCGGTTGCGCGGCAAGGACGCGCTGTGGGTCGTGGGCGTCGACCATGCCGGCATCGCCACCCAGATGGTGGTCGAGCGGCAGATGGAAGCCAAACAGGACAAGCGCACCAACTATTCGCGCGAGGACTTCATCAAGAAGGTCTGGGAGTGGAAGGAAGAGAGCGGCGGTACGATTACCGGCCAGCTGCGGCGCCTCGGCTGCTCGATGGACTGGAGCCGCGAGCAGTTCACGATGGACCCGCATTTTTCCAAGGCCGTGCTCAAGGTCTTCGTCGACCTATACAATGACGGCCTCATCTATCGCGACAAGCGACTGGTGAACTGGGACGTCAAATTGAAGACCGCCATCTCCGACCTCGAAGTCGAGACGATCGAGATGAAGGGCGGTTTCTGGCACTTCAAATATCCGCTCGCCGACGGGGTGAAGACCAGCGAGGGCAAGGACTATCTGGAAGTCGCGACGACGCGTCCGGAAACGATGCTCGCGGACATGGCGGTCGCGGTGCATCCCGAAGACGAGCGCTTTGCGTCGGTCGTGGGCAAGATGATCGATCACCCGATTACGGGGCGGAAAATCCCGGTCGTGGCGGACGAGCATGCCGATCCCGAACTGGGCTCGGGCTGCGTGAAGATCACGCCGGGCCACGACTTCAACGATTTCGACGTGGGCAAGCGCGCGGGTATGGAGCCTGCGAAGATGCTCAACATGCTCGATGGCAATGGCGATGTCTGCCAGACCGAGGACGGACTGGTGCCCGATGAATTTATCGGGCTGCATCGTTTCAAGAAGAATGGCGTCGACGGCGCACGCGAATTGGTTGTGACGCGGATGAAGGAGCTCGGCCTCCTCATCCCGCATGTCGACAAGGACGGCGAGGAACATGATGCCGAGCCGCGCACCATCCAAACGCCGTTCGGCGATCGTGGTGGTGTTGTGATTGAGCCTTGGTTGACTGATCAATGGTATGTGGATGCCGAAAAGCTCGCGGTACAGCCGATCGAGGCGGTGAAGAATGGCGACGTCGAGATCGTGCCCAAGAGCTGGGAAAAGACCTTCTTCAACTGGATGGAAAATATCCAGCCCTGGTGCGTGAGCCGGCAGCTTTGGTGGGGTCACCAGATCCCGGCCTGGTATGATGCCGACGGCAAGGCCTATGTCGCGATGAGCGAGGAAGAGGCGCAGGCCCAGGCGGGCGAGGGCGTGGCGCTGAAGCGCGACGAGGATGTGCTCGACACATGGTTCTCGTCCGGGCTTTGGCCTTTCGCGACATTGGGCTGGCCCAACCAGACCGACCTCTTGGCAAAGCATTATCCCAACGACCTGCTCGTCTCAGGCTTCGACATCCTGTTCTTCTGGGACGCGCGGATGATGATGATGGGGCGCCAGCTGACGGGTGAGAATCCGTGGCCGAAGCTCTATCTGCACGGCCTCGTGCGCGCCGCCGACGGGCAGAAAATGTCCAAGTCGAAGGGCAATGTGGTCGATCCATTGGGCCTCATCGACCAATATGGCGCCGATGCGCTGCGCTTCTTCATGGCTGCGATGGAAAGCCAGGGCCGTGACATCAAGATGGATGACAAGCGGGTCGAGGGCTATCGCAATTTCGGCACCAAGATCTGGAACGCCGCGCGTTTCCTCCAGGCCAATGGCATCGGTGGCAGCGATACGATCAGCGCGCCGAGCGCGACAAAGCCGGTCAATCGCTGGATCATCGGCGAAGTCGTCGAGACGCTGGCCCGCCTGGAAAAAGCGTTCGAGGAATTGCGCTTCGACGGGATGGCCGATGCCATCTACCGCTTCGCCTGGGGCACCTTCTGCGACTGGTATCTCGAACTCATAAAGGGCGACATCGATGACGAGACCAAGGCGGTCGCGGCGTGGGCGTTCGACCAGATCCTCGTCATGCTCCATCCCTTCATGCCCTTCATCACCGAAGAGCTGTGGAGCGCGATGGGTGAGCGCGACTATGACCTCATCGTCGCCAAATGGCCGGAGCCAAAGGCTGATGTGGATGCCGAGGCTAAAGCCGGCATCGACTGGACCATCGCGCTGATCAGTGAAGTGCGTGCGCTGCGTGCCGAACTCAACATTCCGTGGAGTTCGCGCCTGACGCTGCATCCGCTGGATGGCGGCGCGACCGACGGGGCCGAGGCACTCGACCGCATGGGCAAGGCCGAATGGGGCGCGGAGATGAAGACTGCGCCATCAGGTTCTGCGCAGATCGTGGTCGCTGGCAAGAGCTATGCGGTGCCGCTGGCCGATGCCATTGATCTCGACGCCGAACGCGCGCGGCTTGCCAAGGCGGCAGAAGCAGCCGAAAAGGAGGTGAAAAGCCTCGAGGGTCGATTGAACAATCCCAATTTCGTCGAACGCGCCAAGCCCGAAGCGGTTGAAAAGGCCAAGGCCGACCATCAAGCCCGCTCGGAAGAAGCGACGCGGCTGCGCGCAGCGCTGGAGCGGCTGGGTTGA
- a CDS encoding GNAT family N-acetyltransferase — protein MSKTFRLETERLILRDWRDEDRDRFHQIMNTPAVMRWLGGVMETPDKWHAAFERLQRYARDFGHTFWLVERRSDGELLGFCGLKRINYEDAPNQGMCEIGWRFRESAWGQGFAREAATACLDLAFDRFGYDEVTAVTVSGNEASWGLMLRLGMRERPDLAYKDREYSPKYGPARQWVMTKEEWDALSA, from the coding sequence ATGTCCAAGACGTTTCGGCTTGAGACCGAGCGCCTGATCCTGCGCGACTGGCGCGATGAGGATCGCGACCGCTTTCACCAGATCATGAACACGCCCGCCGTGATGCGCTGGCTCGGCGGCGTGATGGAAACGCCCGACAAATGGCATGCGGCGTTCGAGCGCCTGCAGCGTTATGCGCGTGATTTCGGGCATACGTTCTGGCTGGTTGAGCGCAGATCGGACGGCGAATTGCTGGGCTTTTGCGGGCTCAAGCGGATCAATTACGAGGACGCGCCCAACCAGGGCATGTGCGAGATCGGGTGGCGGTTTCGCGAAAGCGCCTGGGGGCAGGGCTTTGCGCGCGAGGCGGCAACGGCCTGCCTCGATCTCGCCTTCGACCGGTTCGGCTATGACGAGGTCACGGCGGTCACCGTCAGCGGGAATGAAGCGAGCTGGGGGCTGATGCTGCGGCTCGGCATGCGGGAGCGGCCCGATCTTGCCTATAAGGACCGCGAATATAGCCCGAAATATGGTCCGGCGCGGCAATGGGTGATGACTAAAGAAGAGTGGGACGCGCTCAGCGCCTAG
- a CDS encoding APC family permease: MTGGKYKRDMGTLGVAFLTINGLIGAGIFGLPEILHDAVGSFAPWLLLIGGALVMSIVICFAELTKLTDRSGGPQRFVADAFGRFPGFQIGWTFYSARMLSQAANVTVMIAYAAAIWPAIGDGWAYSAAIIVTLGAMTILNIVGLKRVVAVLGTMTFLKLAPLVILIIVGLAGAAAPGPVVLPQFSAIEGIALAALYAFVGFENATIPAGETRDPRRAMPRALTLSLALVTLIYFALQWAYSLSPIAGTGPDAPVVELARLFGGDTGAILIAATIVMSVLANMTAGHTSASRMTPALADDGLLPAWFGKVSRWGTPANSIAFFGVGAIAFALSGTFVVLAAISTLARLVAYIASIAALPRLRQAAGRPALNPTIMIAAPIGLVLSIWATMQTNQTHWLTLGGFAAVGTILYFIARRTPDDVQDVSA, translated from the coding sequence ATGACCGGGGGCAAGTATAAGCGCGATATGGGGACGCTGGGCGTCGCCTTCCTGACCATCAACGGGCTGATCGGCGCGGGGATTTTCGGCTTGCCCGAAATCCTCCATGACGCCGTCGGCTCGTTCGCGCCTTGGCTGCTGCTCATTGGCGGGGCGTTGGTGATGAGCATCGTCATCTGTTTTGCCGAACTGACCAAGCTGACCGACCGCTCGGGCGGACCGCAGCGCTTCGTCGCGGACGCATTCGGACGTTTTCCGGGCTTCCAGATCGGCTGGACTTTCTATTCTGCGCGCATGTTGAGCCAGGCGGCCAACGTCACCGTGATGATCGCCTATGCAGCGGCGATCTGGCCGGCCATCGGCGATGGCTGGGCATATAGTGCAGCGATCATTGTCACATTGGGTGCGATGACCATCCTCAACATCGTGGGCCTCAAGCGGGTCGTGGCGGTGCTCGGCACGATGACCTTCCTGAAGCTCGCGCCATTGGTCATCCTGATTATCGTCGGGCTTGCGGGCGCCGCGGCACCGGGACCGGTGGTCCTGCCGCAGTTCAGCGCGATCGAGGGTATCGCGCTGGCCGCGCTCTATGCGTTCGTCGGCTTCGAAAATGCGACCATTCCGGCGGGCGAAACACGCGATCCACGCCGCGCCATGCCGCGTGCGCTGACGCTCAGCCTGGCGCTCGTCACCCTGATCTATTTTGCGTTGCAATGGGCCTACAGCCTGTCGCCGATTGCAGGCACCGGGCCTGATGCGCCAGTCGTCGAGCTGGCGCGCCTGTTCGGCGGCGATACGGGCGCGATCCTGATCGCCGCGACCATCGTGATGAGCGTGCTCGCGAACATGACCGCGGGTCACACCTCGGCCAGCAGGATGACGCCTGCGCTGGCTGATGACGGGCTGCTGCCGGCCTGGTTCGGCAAGGTGTCGCGCTGGGGCACGCCGGCCAATTCGATCGCCTTTTTCGGGGTCGGGGCCATCGCTTTCGCATTGTCGGGGACGTTCGTGGTGCTTGCCGCCATTTCGACGCTGGCGCGCCTCGTCGCCTATATCGCGTCCATCGCGGCGCTGCCGCGCCTGCGGCAGGCGGCAGGCCGACCGGCGCTCAATCCGACGATCATGATCGCGGCGCCGATCGGGCTCGTACTCAGCATCTGGGCGACGATGCAGACCAACCAGACGCATTGGCTCACGCTCGGCGGCTTCGCGGCTGTCGGGACGATCCTCTACTTCATCGCCCGCCGGACGCCTGACGATGTCCAAGACGTTTCGGCTTGA